One genomic segment of Belonocnema kinseyi isolate 2016_QV_RU_SX_M_011 chromosome 2, B_treatae_v1, whole genome shotgun sequence includes these proteins:
- the LOC117183079 gene encoding secreted RxLR effector protein 161-like, which yields MCEVKSSSIPAEPGLYLCKCSEETNKNESGNVPYCEAIGVLLFAARVCRPDIEYAVNYLSQFLDAHNRTHYSALKQILRYLSGTCDLGRVFGNSGSSCEIRGYTDADYAGCLETRKSRSGFVFELNGGPILWSSQR from the coding sequence ATGTGTGAAGTAAAATCATCAAGTATACCTGCCGAACCTGGACTTTACCTTTGTAAATGTTCTGAGGAAACAAACAAGAATGAGAGTGGAAACGTTCCTTACTGTGAAGCAATAGGCGTGTTACTATTCGCAGCAAGAGTGTGCCGCCCCGATATCGAGTACGCAGTTAATTACCTGAGCCAGTTCCTTGATGCTCACAATCGCACACATTATTCTGCTTTGAAACAAATACTCAGATATTTATCCGGTACTTGTGATCTCGGGAGAGTTTTCGGAAATAGTGGGAGCTCCTGCGAAATCAGAGGTTACACTGATGCTGATTACGCAGGATGCTTAGAGACGCGAAAATCAAGAAGCGGTTTCGTATTTGAATTAAATGGTGGACCGATTTTGTGGTCCAGCCAACGATAA